The Maridesulfovibrio hydrothermalis AM13 = DSM 14728 DNA window CACTAGAGTTCTCGTTCCAGCTTAAAGCCCCATGGCTATCAGGGAGCAGACTGTTTAAACAGTCTGCTCCTTTTTAATTTTGTCGTTTATTGGGGAGCCAAGGCTATATATTCTTTTTTTTGAAACATGATAATTTGCGGAGTTGATTATCGTTTTTCCCTATTATCCTTTTGGAAAAAAAGAATAAATAAATTAAAGAATATTTTATTGCTCATTTACTCGGCTTTCGCAAACTGATAACAAGTCTCCAGTATTAAATATGGAGAAGATAAAATGTTAAATTCATTTGCCTGTGCTCTTGTACTCGCCGGAGGCAAGGGGACACGTATGCATTCGGACAGACCAAAGGTTCTAAAAAACCTGCTTGGCGAATCGATGCTCTATTATGTATACAGTGCGCTGCGCCCGTCTTTAGGCGAAGCGATTTTTACTATTGTCGGTTTCGGTGCTCAGTATGTGGAAGATGCTTTTCCCGCAATGAAAGACAAATTTGTGCTTCAGAAAGAGCAGCTCGGGACCGGGCATGCTTTGCAGCAGGGATGGGATCGCATTAAGTCAAGCGGCATGGAATACTGTCTGGTGATCAATGGGGATACCCCGTTAATCAGTGAAAAAGCGGTCAGTGATTTTCTGGAAGCAGTGAAAGAAGATGGTGCAGACCTCTCATTTGTGACCATTACTCCTGATGATCCCTGCCAGTTCGGGCGGGTTCTTCGCAATAAAGCCGGTCAGGTTACTGCTGTCGTTGAAGCTAAAGATTACGATACTTCCCTGCATGGCCCCGTAAGCGGCGAAGTTAATGCCGGAATTTACTGTCTGAAAATTTCAGCGGTAGACGGCCTGATTGACAAGCTTACGAATGAAAATAAAAGTGGTGAGTATTATATTACAGATCTTGTTGACCTTGCTGTAGATTGTGGCATGAACGTCACGGCTGTCAACTGCGGAAATTCCAGTGATCTTATGGGTATCAATAATCCATATGAGCTGGCGCAGGCTGAATCTGCTCTCCGCATTCGCATTGCTGAAAAGTTGCTCCGGTCCGGTGTGACCCTTCATAATTGGGAATCTGTTGCAGTCGGGCCTGCTGTTGAAATAGAACCCGGAGCCGAAATTACCGGTCCGTGTGAAATTTATGGGAAAAGCAGGATCAGTCGGGGAGCAATTGTTCAGTCACATGTAAGAATTTTGAACAGCAACGTATCCGAAAATGCTGAAATTAAGGCATACAGTCATTTGGAAGATGCAGAAGTAGGTCCTGATTGTTCTGTCGGGCCATATGGCAGACTGCGTCCCGGTGCGGTTCTGATGGAAGGTGCTAAAGTAGGTAATTTTGTTGAGATAAAAAAGGCCGTACTTGGAAAAGG harbors:
- the glmU gene encoding bifunctional UDP-N-acetylglucosamine diphosphorylase/glucosamine-1-phosphate N-acetyltransferase GlmU — translated: MLNSFACALVLAGGKGTRMHSDRPKVLKNLLGESMLYYVYSALRPSLGEAIFTIVGFGAQYVEDAFPAMKDKFVLQKEQLGTGHALQQGWDRIKSSGMEYCLVINGDTPLISEKAVSDFLEAVKEDGADLSFVTITPDDPCQFGRVLRNKAGQVTAVVEAKDYDTSLHGPVSGEVNAGIYCLKISAVDGLIDKLTNENKSGEYYITDLVDLAVDCGMNVTAVNCGNSSDLMGINNPYELAQAESALRIRIAEKLLRSGVTLHNWESVAVGPAVEIEPGAEITGPCEIYGKSRISRGAIVQSHVRILNSNVSENAEIKAYSHLEDAEVGPDCSVGPYGRLRPGAVLMEGAKVGNFVEIKKAVLGKGAKASHLTYLGDSEIGPGVNIGAGTITCNYDGKNKFKTVIGEGAFIGSNTALVAPVTVGKGALVAAGSTITKDVKDGDLAVARSRQVNIARTLKKS